One segment of candidate division KSB1 bacterium DNA contains the following:
- a CDS encoding glycosyltransferase family 2 protein: protein MPLNLWVIILHWNSEADTSACVAALLQNRTGQEVRVTLLVVDNGSGDDLPRCWHGRFDARVRVLRLPRNLGYAGGNNRGIEMALAAGADLILLLNNDTTMPADFLAHLLAAARRHPGTGIFGCKIFYADPADRLWYAGGRLQPGLARTRHLGLGQRDHPRFQQEREVDFVTGCAMLVRSPVFAKIGLLDETLFLYYEDVDFCRRAQRAGIAMRYVPAAVLWHKVGAGAGHKLTPLYLYYQTRNRPRVWRRGRGRLYRAWLLFLHLCFYSGMRLVYVGLCGARPRPLLLAAIWRGCRDGLRFHAPAGS, encoded by the coding sequence ATGCCGCTCAACTTGTGGGTCATCATTTTGCATTGGAACAGCGAGGCGGATACCTCGGCCTGCGTCGCGGCGCTGCTGCAGAATCGCACCGGGCAGGAAGTGCGGGTGACCCTGCTGGTGGTGGACAACGGCTCGGGCGATGATTTGCCCCGCTGCTGGCATGGCCGTTTTGATGCGCGGGTGAGAGTGTTGCGGTTGCCGCGCAATCTCGGTTATGCCGGCGGCAACAATCGCGGGATCGAAATGGCACTGGCAGCGGGCGCGGATCTCATTTTGCTGCTCAACAACGACACCACCATGCCGGCTGATTTTTTGGCGCATCTGCTGGCGGCCGCACGGCGCCATCCCGGCACCGGCATCTTCGGCTGCAAGATTTTCTATGCCGACCCCGCCGATCGTTTGTGGTACGCCGGCGGCCGTCTGCAACCCGGCCTTGCCCGCACGCGCCATTTGGGTTTGGGACAGCGCGATCATCCCCGTTTCCAGCAGGAGCGGGAGGTGGATTTTGTCACCGGCTGCGCGATGCTGGTGCGTTCCCCGGTCTTTGCAAAAATTGGGTTGCTCGATGAAACACTTTTTTTGTATTATGAGGACGTTGATTTTTGCCGGCGTGCGCAGCGTGCCGGCATCGCCATGCGCTATGTGCCGGCGGCCGTGCTGTGGCACAAAGTGGGCGCCGGCGCAGGCCACAAACTGACGCCGCTTTATCTCTATTATCAAACTCGCAATCGTCCGCGGGTGTGGCGGCGTGGTCGCGGCCGGCTGTACCGCGCCTGGCTGTTGTTCTTGCACCTCTGCTTTTATAGCGGTATGCGGCTGGTGTATGTCGGGTTGTGCGGTGCGCGCCCGCGCCCGCTGCTGCTGGCCGCGATTTGGCGCGGCTGTCGTGACGGCCTGCGCTTCCACGCGCCGGCGGGAAGCTGA
- a CDS encoding glycosyltransferase has translation MKRVLVVAYYFPPLGGGGTQRTLKFVRYLPEFGWQPHLLTVRQPHHLVRDDSLLQEVPRDLPVTATSAMLPARFLRKATGHQAGMPREGGRPWWRMLAWLKNLLFTCAFIPDEYAGWVPAAVAAGKRLLRQSEFALIYSSGPPNATHVIARLLSQRTGLPWVADLRDLWDQYPDSYNPWRWRWRARLDDWLEKKVLGAAQHLVVVSLEMQQHLLQKGVAARREQITVITNGYDPADFAALPAPKPPDRFTIVHSGTLYTWRSIHPFLAAWQRLPQPELLRLELLGIVPQADRHAMQASGLAGYIDLRAYLPYRETLRHLRDADALLLLIGKQPHATNVLTSKLFDYIGAQRPILALGPAGAARRLIEQEKLGVALAEEDTPAIAAVLAEWLRQRSAGRLRGSVGDHVKYHRRELTAQLARVFEACVSVRHSRAMNLPVAI, from the coding sequence ATGAAGCGCGTGCTCGTCGTGGCTTATTACTTTCCGCCGCTGGGCGGAGGCGGCACCCAGCGCACGCTGAAGTTCGTGCGCTACCTGCCCGAGTTCGGCTGGCAGCCACATTTGCTGACGGTGCGGCAGCCGCATCATCTCGTGCGCGATGACTCCCTGCTGCAGGAGGTGCCGCGGGATTTGCCGGTCACTGCCACCTCCGCCATGCTGCCGGCACGTTTTCTGCGCAAAGCCACCGGCCATCAAGCCGGCATGCCGCGCGAGGGGGGCCGGCCGTGGTGGCGCATGCTGGCCTGGTTGAAGAATTTGCTGTTCACCTGCGCCTTTATTCCCGATGAATATGCCGGCTGGGTGCCGGCCGCCGTGGCCGCGGGCAAACGCCTGCTGCGACAGAGTGAGTTTGCCCTCATTTATTCCAGCGGCCCGCCCAATGCCACCCATGTGATCGCCCGGCTGTTGTCGCAACGCACCGGCCTGCCGTGGGTGGCGGACTTGCGCGATTTGTGGGATCAGTATCCCGACAGCTACAATCCCTGGCGCTGGCGCTGGCGTGCCCGGCTGGACGATTGGCTCGAAAAGAAGGTGCTGGGGGCGGCGCAGCACCTGGTGGTGGTCTCGCTGGAGATGCAGCAGCACTTGTTGCAAAAGGGCGTGGCCGCACGGCGGGAGCAGATCACCGTCATCACCAACGGCTACGATCCGGCTGATTTTGCGGCGCTGCCCGCGCCCAAGCCTCCCGACCGGTTCACCATCGTGCACAGCGGCACGCTCTACACCTGGCGCAGCATACATCCGTTTCTCGCCGCGTGGCAGCGGCTGCCGCAGCCGGAATTGCTGCGTTTGGAATTGCTCGGCATCGTGCCACAGGCCGATCGCCACGCGATGCAAGCCAGCGGCCTGGCTGGGTACATCGACCTTCGGGCATACCTGCCCTACCGCGAGACGCTGCGCCATCTCCGTGATGCCGATGCCCTGCTGTTGCTCATCGGCAAGCAACCGCATGCGACCAATGTGCTCACCAGCAAGTTGTTCGACTATATCGGTGCGCAGCGGCCGATCCTGGCGCTCGGCCCGGCCGGTGCCGCACGCCGGTTGATCGAGCAGGAAAAGCTCGGCGTTGCTTTGGCGGAGGAAGATACCCCGGCGATTGCTGCGGTGCTGGCCGAATGGCTGCGGCAGAGATCCGCGGGCCGTCTGCGCGGCAGCGTCGGCGATCACGTGAAGTATCACCGCCGGGAGCTGACGGCACAGCTCGCCCGCGTTTTCGAGGCCTGCGTCTCAGTTCGGCACAGCCGGGCAATGAACCTGCCGGTCGCAATTTGA
- a CDS encoding D-glucuronyl C5-epimerase family protein, translated as MKPASCTNQGMLLPVANAGHVPPQIAEASIPAPVVARLGPYPVPLHRIFAAILRGEYGPADSAGLPLVDYDRLFARNHIPSPGKIGPQYTPVTLAFFGLGHFARWQQEGAGDSERCFRRAAEWLVAHQVNARGTGGVWLHHFPMPHLPPLIEYMPGAWISAMAQGLGASLLLRAFAASAREEYLRAAHASLLPCKFAIAEGGVAWELPGGRLFLEEFPAAPPLHVLNGALFALIGLAEFLHCGSEAELKTVYSRALSGLLALLPEFDRGYGSLYDLRRRQIANNEYHDLHVNLLLALGELTQLPELLATGRRWRAYSPSRCKRVQRWLAERSWALQRRLRLGEAK; from the coding sequence ATGAAGCCGGCTTCCTGTACGAACCAGGGCATGCTGCTGCCGGTGGCGAATGCCGGCCATGTGCCCCCGCAAATTGCAGAGGCAAGCATACCCGCGCCGGTCGTGGCACGGCTCGGCCCTTATCCTGTGCCCTTGCATCGCATTTTTGCAGCGATCCTGCGCGGCGAGTATGGGCCTGCCGATTCGGCAGGTTTGCCGCTGGTGGATTATGACCGCCTGTTTGCCCGCAACCACATTCCATCTCCCGGGAAAATTGGCCCGCAGTACACGCCGGTGACGCTGGCCTTTTTCGGCCTGGGCCATTTTGCACGCTGGCAGCAGGAGGGAGCCGGAGACTCGGAACGCTGTTTTCGCCGCGCTGCCGAGTGGCTGGTTGCGCATCAGGTCAACGCGCGCGGCACCGGCGGGGTGTGGCTGCACCATTTTCCCATGCCGCATCTGCCACCGTTGATCGAGTACATGCCGGGCGCGTGGATCAGTGCCATGGCGCAAGGCCTGGGCGCCTCGCTGCTGCTGCGCGCTTTTGCAGCCAGCGCGAGGGAAGAATATCTGCGCGCGGCGCACGCCAGTCTGTTGCCGTGCAAATTTGCAATCGCCGAAGGCGGCGTTGCCTGGGAATTGCCCGGCGGCCGGCTGTTTTTGGAGGAATTTCCGGCCGCACCACCACTGCATGTGTTGAACGGCGCCCTGTTCGCGCTGATTGGCCTGGCGGAATTTCTGCACTGCGGCAGCGAGGCGGAGCTGAAGACGGTGTATTCCCGCGCCCTCTCCGGCCTGCTGGCGTTGCTGCCGGAATTCGATCGGGGATATGGCAGCCTCTATGATCTGCGCCGCCGGCAAATTGCCAACAATGAGTATCATGACCTGCACGTCAATCTTTTGCTGGCACTGGGCGAGTTGACGCAGCTCCCGGAATTGCTCGCGACCGGCCGGCGCTGGCGCGCGTATTCGCCGTCTCGTTGCAAACGCGTGCAACGTTGGCTGGCGGAGCGAAGTTGGGCCCTGCAGCGGCGCTTGCGCCTCGGTGAAGCGAAGTGA
- a CDS encoding oligosaccharide flippase family protein has translation MDLARNSIIAFGGRAVSYALMALGSLLLARLLGPQARGEYALLNSSTSIAAMLLTFGLGTSNAVLASRRQIPANTLFLHSLLWGTLAGGLFLAVLWHWAPAFASLFLGDSPAAHVRLMACAVPFYILFNCLLGLAQGLQRFALYSQANILRALLFLVSFLALFWLGWREVAAGLWAFVISFAAAALLLLVLLFPARREKLSWDASAFEQQLGFGWKIYLAELFTFLLYRLDLVLVGYFWEATQAGFYSIIGLFAESLWFLAGSVGVVLLPSSGARQPGEMRVLAPRAVRLVFLLTSLCVSLLWQIDHLVVQAVFGERFLPAVLPLHLSYLGIVAMSLTKVIASYALGCGQAQWNTTVSCLGLFSNLALNLWMIPRWGAAGAALAMSLSYSLMAILMVGWFRRFAGVTLHMMFILQTDDWRYGREKLEWVFNQLAAK, from the coding sequence GTGGACCTTGCCCGCAACAGTATCATTGCGTTCGGCGGCCGTGCCGTCTCCTATGCTTTGATGGCGCTGGGCAGTTTGCTGCTCGCGCGCCTGCTCGGTCCGCAGGCGCGCGGTGAATATGCGCTGCTCAATTCCTCCACCAGCATCGCAGCCATGCTGCTGACTTTCGGACTTGGCACCTCGAACGCGGTGCTGGCGAGCCGGCGCCAAATTCCCGCAAACACGCTTTTCCTGCATTCCCTGCTGTGGGGCACGCTGGCCGGCGGTCTTTTTCTCGCCGTGTTGTGGCATTGGGCGCCGGCTTTTGCATCCCTGTTTCTGGGTGATTCGCCGGCGGCGCATGTTCGCCTGATGGCCTGCGCCGTGCCGTTCTACATTCTCTTCAATTGCCTGCTGGGGCTGGCGCAGGGCCTGCAGCGTTTTGCGCTTTACAGTCAGGCCAATATCCTGCGCGCGCTGCTGTTTCTGGTGAGTTTTCTTGCGCTGTTTTGGCTGGGCTGGCGGGAAGTGGCCGCCGGTTTGTGGGCGTTCGTGATCAGCTTTGCCGCTGCTGCGCTGCTGTTGCTCGTACTGCTGTTTCCCGCACGTCGCGAAAAGCTGTCCTGGGATGCCAGCGCGTTCGAACAGCAACTCGGCTTCGGCTGGAAGATCTATCTTGCCGAATTGTTCACGTTTCTGCTCTATCGCCTGGACCTGGTATTGGTGGGCTACTTTTGGGAGGCCACACAAGCCGGATTCTATTCCATCATCGGACTCTTTGCGGAGAGCTTGTGGTTTCTGGCGGGCAGTGTGGGCGTGGTGCTGCTGCCTTCCTCGGGGGCACGGCAGCCCGGGGAGATGCGCGTGCTCGCGCCGCGCGCCGTGCGTCTGGTTTTCCTGCTCACCAGTTTGTGCGTCTCGTTGCTGTGGCAAATTGATCATCTCGTGGTCCAGGCGGTGTTCGGCGAGCGCTTTCTGCCGGCGGTGCTGCCTTTGCATCTGAGCTATCTCGGCATCGTCGCGATGAGCCTCACCAAGGTCATCGCGAGTTATGCGCTCGGCTGCGGCCAGGCACAATGGAACACCACGGTGAGCTGCCTGGGTCTGTTCAGCAACCTCGCCTTGAACCTCTGGATGATTCCGCGCTGGGGGGCGGCAGGGGCAGCGCTGGCCATGAGCCTGAGTTACAGCTTGATGGCCATCTTGATGGTGGGCTGGTTCCGGCGCTTCGCCGGTGTGACACTGCACATGATGTTCATTCTGCAGACCGATGACTGGCGCTACGGTCGCGAAAAGTTGGAGTGGGTGTTCAACCAATTGGCTGCCAAATGA
- a CDS encoding DUF6044 family protein, with amino-acid sequence MILPLPSLSLRRRCSKFLPLAVFVVPLLLYLLPFFVLQQDVFLRIPDNLDSDLVHRLVLSRSGAAFSFDPEVKIESFMGGLPRACFPSGWNVLVWLFLLCEPFTAYLLNEVLVRLIAFGGMFALLRRPPLIREGIDPWLAAGVALCFAILPFFPTHGLSIAGQPLLLSAFLRLRDGSRRVSDYLCIALFPLYSSLVLAGVFLLALFAAILLRDYLRRRRLNLRFAGGILLLAVVYAGVEWQMLWQFLFDRQFVSHRVEYDLRLWSWSAGEVLQNIHNNLLTGHLHAATVSRPILLWVLPLALLARARQRTLPKLLLQLAAAIAAIAVFAGLYQWQGLLPLREKLALLRSFQFDRVYFLQPMLWYLLLAVCLAQIAQGIKAAPALGRVLAWVLLLVQAQAIWPENVTQDRFYSRFPRFTAYLPTYREFFSAELFQEIARFIGKPPSQYRVICVGFHPAVAQFNGFHTLDGYAYNYPLEYKHRFRRIIAGELDKAPELKVYFDGWGNRCYAFVAATEGKKVKELQFDLAALRDMGGDFILSDLEIGNAAALGLELLRVFEHRASPWRIHLYRVGSRGAGAAGEQP; translated from the coding sequence ATGATTTTGCCCCTGCCATCACTGTCCTTGCGGCGCCGGTGTTCAAAGTTTCTGCCGCTGGCAGTTTTCGTCGTGCCCCTTCTGCTTTATCTTCTGCCATTCTTCGTGCTGCAGCAGGACGTCTTTCTCCGCATTCCCGACAATCTTGACAGTGATTTGGTGCATCGCCTCGTGCTCAGCCGCAGCGGAGCCGCGTTCAGCTTCGATCCCGAGGTGAAGATCGAGAGTTTCATGGGCGGGCTGCCGCGCGCCTGCTTCCCCAGCGGTTGGAACGTGCTCGTTTGGCTTTTCCTGCTGTGCGAGCCCTTTACCGCCTATTTGCTTAACGAAGTGTTGGTTCGACTGATTGCCTTTGGCGGCATGTTTGCGCTGCTGCGGCGGCCGCCATTGATACGAGAGGGAATCGATCCCTGGCTGGCGGCCGGGGTCGCCTTGTGCTTCGCCATCCTGCCGTTTTTTCCCACGCACGGTCTGAGCATCGCCGGGCAGCCGCTGCTGCTGTCGGCCTTTCTCCGCCTGCGCGACGGTTCGCGCCGCGTCTCCGATTATCTGTGTATTGCGCTGTTTCCGTTGTACTCGTCATTGGTCCTGGCCGGTGTCTTCCTGCTGGCCCTGTTCGCCGCCATTTTGCTGCGTGATTACTTGCGCCGGCGGCGTCTCAATCTGCGCTTCGCCGGCGGCATTCTCCTGCTTGCCGTTGTGTATGCCGGGGTGGAATGGCAGATGCTTTGGCAATTTTTGTTCGACCGGCAATTCGTCTCTCATCGCGTGGAATACGATCTCAGGCTGTGGAGTTGGAGTGCGGGGGAGGTGCTGCAAAACATACACAACAACCTGCTGACGGGCCACCTGCATGCGGCCACGGTTTCCCGACCCATTTTGCTGTGGGTTTTGCCGCTGGCGTTGCTGGCGAGGGCGCGGCAGCGAACGCTGCCGAAGCTGTTGCTGCAGCTCGCCGCGGCGATCGCGGCCATCGCCGTGTTTGCCGGCTTGTACCAGTGGCAGGGATTGCTGCCGCTCCGGGAAAAACTCGCACTGTTGCGCAGCTTTCAATTCGACCGCGTTTATTTTTTGCAGCCGATGCTCTGGTACCTGTTGCTGGCCGTCTGTCTGGCGCAGATCGCGCAGGGGATCAAAGCCGCACCGGCTTTGGGCCGCGTGCTGGCGTGGGTGCTGCTGCTGGTGCAGGCCCAGGCCATTTGGCCGGAAAACGTGACGCAGGATCGTTTCTACAGCCGCTTTCCCAGGTTCACCGCTTACCTGCCCACCTATCGCGAGTTTTTTTCAGCGGAATTGTTTCAGGAAATTGCGCGGTTCATCGGAAAACCGCCCTCACAGTATCGCGTCATTTGTGTGGGCTTTCATCCTGCCGTGGCACAATTCAACGGCTTTCACACACTCGATGGCTACGCCTACAACTATCCGCTCGAGTACAAACATCGCTTCCGCCGCATCATTGCCGGCGAATTGGACAAGGCCCCGGAACTGAAGGTCTATTTCGACGGATGGGGCAATCGCTGCTACGCTTTTGTGGCGGCGACGGAGGGGAAGAAGGTCAAGGAGCTGCAATTCGATCTCGCGGCCTTGCGGGACATGGGCGGAGACTTCATTCTCTCCGACCTCGAGATCGGCAATGCCGCGGCACTGGGTTTGGAGCTGCTGCGCGTCTTCGAACATCGCGCCTCCCCGTGGCGTATTCATCTCTATCGCGTGGGAAGCCGCGGTGCCGGGGCTGCGGGGGAGCAGCCGTGA
- a CDS encoding PP2C family protein-serine/threonine phosphatase — translation MSNSNPRHTPFWHLWQLLAPRAAACGKEFEAEIRRLGVLGLQFATVVAILLPSFVFLVEVALWYVERPYSWVQLLVNNLENLAIVSIGISGLALSRTSFGRTAPNVVVIICLFVAETIATFANILQGNPAYPPFIIALLILTAVVPLRAIAVAAMGLLMIVSNFVMNLLMSRPEVRFSEALAGMPLSFYLAITLVCTGLTTMIYQLRLRNFQNLQALRDSQARLQKELAVASVIQMHSLPHRHPVVPGLSVAGACVSATEIGGDYFDYLELGGDKLGILVGDVSGKGTSAALYMSKLQGIVRALNHLQQSPAQLLATVNDLLFGTIERNSFITLTYALFDLRQRCVRMSRAGHNATLYCRNGTVSFLAPPGVGLGLSPRQHFERYLQELVLPLHSQEVLVFYTDGVTDARNLSGEEFGEDRLAETVTTNLHLDARALCQRIMEEVKKFIGYARQYDDMTVLVAKVD, via the coding sequence ATGTCGAACAGCAATCCTCGTCATACTCCCTTCTGGCATCTTTGGCAATTGCTCGCCCCGCGTGCCGCTGCCTGCGGCAAGGAGTTCGAAGCGGAAATCCGGCGCCTGGGTGTGCTGGGCCTGCAATTCGCCACGGTCGTCGCCATCCTGCTGCCGAGCTTCGTGTTCCTGGTCGAGGTGGCCTTGTGGTATGTCGAGCGGCCCTACAGTTGGGTGCAGCTTCTCGTCAACAATCTCGAAAATCTGGCGATTGTCAGCATCGGCATTTCCGGGCTGGCACTCTCGCGCACCAGCTTCGGTCGCACCGCCCCCAATGTCGTGGTGATCATCTGTCTCTTCGTGGCGGAAACCATCGCCACCTTCGCCAACATCCTGCAAGGCAATCCCGCCTATCCGCCTTTCATTATCGCCCTGCTCATTCTCACGGCAGTGGTGCCCCTGCGCGCCATCGCCGTCGCCGCGATGGGCCTGCTCATGATCGTTTCCAATTTCGTGATGAATCTGCTCATGAGCCGGCCCGAGGTTCGTTTCAGCGAGGCCCTCGCCGGCATGCCGCTGTCCTTCTACCTGGCCATCACCCTGGTCTGCACCGGCCTGACCACCATGATCTACCAGCTGCGGTTGCGCAATTTTCAAAACCTGCAGGCACTGCGCGATTCCCAGGCGCGGCTGCAAAAGGAGCTGGCGGTCGCCAGTGTGATTCAAATGCACTCGCTGCCGCACCGCCATCCCGTGGTGCCGGGGTTGTCGGTGGCGGGTGCCTGCGTGAGTGCCACGGAAATCGGCGGCGACTATTTTGACTACCTGGAACTCGGCGGCGACAAACTCGGGATTTTGGTGGGCGATGTCTCCGGCAAAGGCACCTCCGCCGCACTTTACATGAGCAAGCTGCAGGGCATCGTGCGTGCGCTTAATCACCTGCAGCAGTCACCCGCGCAGTTGCTCGCCACCGTCAATGATCTCCTGTTTGGCACCATTGAGCGCAATTCCTTCATCACGCTGACCTATGCCCTGTTCGATCTGCGCCAGCGCTGCGTGCGCATGAGCCGCGCCGGCCACAACGCCACACTTTACTGCCGCAACGGCACCGTCAGCTTTCTGGCGCCGCCGGGCGTGGGACTGGGCCTGTCGCCGCGACAGCATTTTGAGCGATATTTGCAGGAACTGGTCCTGCCCCTGCATTCGCAGGAAGTGCTGGTGTTTTACACCGACGGTGTCACCGATGCCCGCAATCTCAGCGGGGAGGAGTTTGGTGAAGACCGCCTCGCCGAAACCGTCACCACCAACCTCCATCTTGACGCCCGTGCCTTGTGCCAGCGTATCATGGAGGAAGTCAAAAAATTCATCGGCTATGCCAGGCAGTATGATGACATGACGGTACTGGTGGCCAAGGTGGACTAA
- a CDS encoding DUF1343 domain-containing protein produces MKTRNPQPLLLVLIFLLPAPALFSQTNPPVLTGLDRIVADSFRVLRGKRLGVITNQTGVDRSGRHIVDLLHHARDVKLVALFGPEHGIRGQAPAGEKVGSAVDSATGIPVYSLYGAHRKPTPAMLAGLEALVFDIQDVGARFYTYISTMALAMEAAAEAGLEFYVLDRPNPLGDRVEGPLLAVEHRSFVGIHPIALQHGMTVGELARMFLGEGWITAAHDSGAARASWSKLQVIPVANWRRQQFHEATGLHWIPPSPNIPDAATALLYPGTCLLEATNVSEGRGTHRPFSLIGAPWLDAGKLAPRLRGLVEGVAVEAVEFVPGDIPGKAMNPKYEGQTCAGLALRVTDPQKFPPVKFGVALLHALQQLHPAEFRMRRDGMARLAGVSWLQEMIASGAPLAEIWQRLDDEAEGFRRLRQKYLLYE; encoded by the coding sequence TTGAAAACCCGCAACCCGCAACCTCTCCTCCTGGTGCTGATTTTTCTGCTGCCGGCACCGGCGCTTTTTTCGCAAACGAACCCGCCCGTGCTCACCGGTTTGGACCGGATCGTCGCAGACAGTTTCCGTGTCTTACGCGGCAAGCGCCTGGGCGTGATCACCAATCAGACCGGTGTGGACCGTTCCGGCCGCCACATTGTGGATTTGTTGCATCATGCGAGGGATGTGAAGCTCGTGGCTTTGTTCGGACCGGAACACGGCATTCGCGGCCAGGCGCCGGCCGGCGAAAAGGTCGGCAGTGCAGTCGACTCCGCCACCGGCATCCCGGTTTACAGCCTCTATGGCGCGCATCGCAAACCCACGCCCGCCATGCTCGCCGGTCTCGAGGCCCTGGTTTTCGACATTCAAGATGTCGGCGCGAGATTTTATACCTACATCAGCACCATGGCGCTGGCAATGGAAGCGGCGGCGGAAGCCGGTTTGGAGTTTTATGTCCTTGATCGTCCCAATCCCCTAGGCGACCGGGTGGAGGGCCCGCTGCTCGCTGTCGAACATCGTTCCTTTGTCGGCATTCATCCCATCGCGCTGCAGCATGGCATGACAGTGGGCGAGTTGGCGCGCATGTTTTTGGGAGAGGGATGGATCACTGCTGCCCACGACAGCGGCGCGGCGCGGGCATCGTGGTCCAAACTTCAGGTGATCCCGGTGGCGAATTGGCGGCGGCAACAGTTCCATGAGGCCACCGGCCTGCATTGGATTCCACCCTCACCGAATATTCCGGACGCAGCGACCGCCTTGTTGTATCCCGGCACCTGCCTGCTGGAGGCCACCAACGTCTCCGAAGGTCGCGGTACGCACAGGCCGTTTTCGTTGATCGGAGCACCCTGGCTCGATGCCGGCAAGCTCGCACCGCGTCTGCGCGGCCTGGTGGAAGGCGTGGCCGTGGAAGCGGTGGAATTTGTACCCGGCGATATTCCCGGCAAAGCCATGAACCCGAAATATGAGGGCCAAACCTGTGCGGGCCTGGCACTGCGTGTCACGGATCCTCAAAAATTCCCGCCCGTCAAGTTTGGCGTGGCGCTGTTGCACGCCCTGCAGCAGCTTCATCCCGCCGAGTTCCGCATGCGCCGGGACGGCATGGCGCGGCTGGCGGGGGTGAGCTGGTTGCAGGAAATGATCGCATCCGGGGCGCCGCTCGCTGAGATTTGGCAGCGCCTGGATGACGAGGCAGAGGGCTTTCGCCGGCTGCGGCAGAAATATTTGCTGTATGAATGA